A single Candidatus Deferrimicrobium sp. DNA region contains:
- a CDS encoding acetate--CoA ligase family protein encodes MQGLGGIYVEVLKDVSFRVAPVSRRDAEEMVREIRAWPLLAAYRGSEPADEGAIVEALIRVSRLSCDFPEIQELDINPLLVLPKGKGIRAIDCRMTIAEAP; translated from the coding sequence ATGCAAGGTTTGGGGGGAATCTACGTGGAGGTGCTGAAGGACGTCTCCTTCCGGGTGGCCCCCGTTTCACGGCGCGACGCCGAAGAAATGGTCCGGGAGATCCGCGCCTGGCCTCTGCTCGCCGCGTACCGTGGGAGCGAGCCCGCGGATGAGGGTGCGATCGTGGAGGCGTTGATCCGGGTATCGCGCTTGTCGTGCGACTTCCCGGAGATCCAGGAACTCGACATCAACCCGTTGCTGGTCCTGCCGAAAGGAAAAGGCATCCGTGCGATCGATTGCCGGATGACCATCGCGGAGGCCCCATGA